Proteins from one Microcaecilia unicolor chromosome 2, aMicUni1.1, whole genome shotgun sequence genomic window:
- the RMI1 gene encoding recQ-mediated genome instability protein 1 isoform X1, producing MNPSSVGVRVNNWLSSTWHVKVPEQWLEACIDWIKQENNDGNLSQAELNKQVYEQWLLTDLRDLEFPVLPDGIADAPKCELNGFYSVQIDSLVDVSQPAYSQLQKLRGKNNPNEQVSASIQMPQKPWEAKPTRMLMLMLTDGLQQIQGMEYQPIPVLHSNISPGTKVTLQGKMACRLGVVLLKPENVKVLGGEVETLVEEYTQEKVLARLIGEDNPILVQSVNPVQSVLELVDESGQNLGPSDEELLASLDENAEYTMNNEIASESGYCSRSDHSNTPSNSAFPTIGSDARQSSGIILQGAMRPLQMGDGPHEASVIDLDRYLEDEYDVLDDDLLLEEEIQKELEEPGMCQPLVMKGNQDIPTRRFTNLSLDSQVSLLDCRTSAHNSQNGMDEKLDKLPFTYISVLLARKTNTVETVQIKSFIVTLNGSLTSSSGLWSIKAKISDGTAYLDVDFKDEVLTKFIGFSVSDMKQLKKDPNQRQKLTAGLQQCQRELIDLCCLMTITFNPTECNATVLSLQDVTMELIENLKKRLHRYQLCRDIIKSCNYS from the coding sequence ATGAATCCATCTAGTGTTGGTGTAAGAGTGAACAACTGGCTTTCATCTACATGGCATGTAAAAGTTCCGGAGCAATGGTTAGAAGCTTGCATTGACTGGATCAAACAAGAAAATAATGATGGTAATTTGTCACAGGCAGAATTGAATAAACAGGTATATGAACAGTGGCTTCTTACAGATCTGAGAGACTTGGAATTTCCTGTTTTGCCAGATGGTATTGCGGATGCTCCAAAATGTGAACTAAATGGCTTTTATTCTGTTCAGATTGACTCACTGGTTGATGTCAGCCAACCTGCATACTCTCAGCTTCAAAAACTAAGGGGAAAGAACAACCCAAATGAGCAAGTATCAGCTTCCATACAGATGCCCCAAAAACCTTGGGAAGCAAAACCTACCAGAATGTTGATGCTAATGCTAACTGATGGACTACAGCAGATTCAGGGTATGGAATATCAACCTATTCCTGTCCTTCACAGTAATATTTCTCCAGGTACCAAAGTTACGTTACAGGGGAAAATGGCATGTCGTCTTGGGGTCGTTTTACTGAAGCCAGAAAATGTGAAAGTACTTGGTGGTGAAGTTGAAACTCTTGTTGAAGAATATACCCAGGAAAAAGTTCTTGCTAGATTAATTGGAGAAGATAACCCAATCCTTGTTCAATCAGTTAATCCAGTACAAAGTGTTTTGGAACTAGTAGATGAAAGTGGCCAAAATTTAGGGCCTTCAGATGAAGAACTTTTAGCAAGTCTTGATGAAAATGCTGAATATACAATGAATAATGAAATTGCTTCAGAAAGTGGATATTGTAGTAGAAGTGATCATTCAAACACACCATCAAATTCTGCCTTTCCAACCATAGGAAGTGATGCACGACAAAGCAGTGGAATAATATTGCAAGGAGCTATGAGACCATTACAAATGGGTGATGGTCCACATGAGGCTTCTGTAATAGATTTAGATAGATATTTGGAGGATGAGTATGACGTACTGGATGATGACTTGCTTTTAGAAGAGGAGATCCAGAAGGAATTAGAAGAACCTGGTATGTGCCAGCCACTGGTTATGAAAGGAAACCAAGATATACCTACAAGAAGATTTACAAATTTGTCTCTTGACTCACAAGTTTCACTTTTGGATTGCAGGACTAGTGCACATAACAGTCAGAATGGTATGGATGAGAAGTTGGACAAGCTACCTTTTACATATATTTCAGTCCTACTGGCCAGAAAAACTAATACAGTAGAAACAGTACAAATCAAATCATTTATTGTAACCTTAAATGGAAGTTTAACTAGCAGCAGTGGCCTTTGGAGTATAAAAGCAAAAATCTCTGATGGGACAGCTTACCTAGATGTAGATTTTAAAGATGAAGTTCTAACTAAATTTATTGGATTCTCTGTGTCTGACATGAAACAATTAAAGAAGGATCCTAATCAACGTCAAAAACTTACGGCTGGTCTACAGCAATGCCAAAGAGAACTAATAGATCTTTGTTGTTTGATGACCATTACATTTAATCCAACTGAGTGTAATGCAACAGTGTTATCATTGCAAGATGTGACTATGGAACTGATAGAGAATTTAAAGAAGCGTTTACATAGATACCAATTGTGCAGGGACATAATTAAATCTTGTAACTATAGTTGA
- the RMI1 gene encoding recQ-mediated genome instability protein 1 isoform X2, with product MNPSSVGVRVNNWLSSTWHVKVPEQWLEACIDWIKQENNDGNLSQAELNKQIDSLVDVSQPAYSQLQKLRGKNNPNEQVSASIQMPQKPWEAKPTRMLMLMLTDGLQQIQGMEYQPIPVLHSNISPGTKVTLQGKMACRLGVVLLKPENVKVLGGEVETLVEEYTQEKVLARLIGEDNPILVQSVNPVQSVLELVDESGQNLGPSDEELLASLDENAEYTMNNEIASESGYCSRSDHSNTPSNSAFPTIGSDARQSSGIILQGAMRPLQMGDGPHEASVIDLDRYLEDEYDVLDDDLLLEEEIQKELEEPGMCQPLVMKGNQDIPTRRFTNLSLDSQVSLLDCRTSAHNSQNGMDEKLDKLPFTYISVLLARKTNTVETVQIKSFIVTLNGSLTSSSGLWSIKAKISDGTAYLDVDFKDEVLTKFIGFSVSDMKQLKKDPNQRQKLTAGLQQCQRELIDLCCLMTITFNPTECNATVLSLQDVTMELIENLKKRLHRYQLCRDIIKSCNYS from the exons ATGAATCCATCTAGTGTTGGTGTAAGAGTGAACAACTGGCTTTCATCTACATGGCATGTAAAAGTTCCGGAGCAATGGTTAGAAGCTTGCATTGACTGGATCAAACAAGAAAATAATGATGGTAATTTGTCACAGGCAGAATTGAATAAACAG ATTGACTCACTGGTTGATGTCAGCCAACCTGCATACTCTCAGCTTCAAAAACTAAGGGGAAAGAACAACCCAAATGAGCAAGTATCAGCTTCCATACAGATGCCCCAAAAACCTTGGGAAGCAAAACCTACCAGAATGTTGATGCTAATGCTAACTGATGGACTACAGCAGATTCAGGGTATGGAATATCAACCTATTCCTGTCCTTCACAGTAATATTTCTCCAGGTACCAAAGTTACGTTACAGGGGAAAATGGCATGTCGTCTTGGGGTCGTTTTACTGAAGCCAGAAAATGTGAAAGTACTTGGTGGTGAAGTTGAAACTCTTGTTGAAGAATATACCCAGGAAAAAGTTCTTGCTAGATTAATTGGAGAAGATAACCCAATCCTTGTTCAATCAGTTAATCCAGTACAAAGTGTTTTGGAACTAGTAGATGAAAGTGGCCAAAATTTAGGGCCTTCAGATGAAGAACTTTTAGCAAGTCTTGATGAAAATGCTGAATATACAATGAATAATGAAATTGCTTCAGAAAGTGGATATTGTAGTAGAAGTGATCATTCAAACACACCATCAAATTCTGCCTTTCCAACCATAGGAAGTGATGCACGACAAAGCAGTGGAATAATATTGCAAGGAGCTATGAGACCATTACAAATGGGTGATGGTCCACATGAGGCTTCTGTAATAGATTTAGATAGATATTTGGAGGATGAGTATGACGTACTGGATGATGACTTGCTTTTAGAAGAGGAGATCCAGAAGGAATTAGAAGAACCTGGTATGTGCCAGCCACTGGTTATGAAAGGAAACCAAGATATACCTACAAGAAGATTTACAAATTTGTCTCTTGACTCACAAGTTTCACTTTTGGATTGCAGGACTAGTGCACATAACAGTCAGAATGGTATGGATGAGAAGTTGGACAAGCTACCTTTTACATATATTTCAGTCCTACTGGCCAGAAAAACTAATACAGTAGAAACAGTACAAATCAAATCATTTATTGTAACCTTAAATGGAAGTTTAACTAGCAGCAGTGGCCTTTGGAGTATAAAAGCAAAAATCTCTGATGGGACAGCTTACCTAGATGTAGATTTTAAAGATGAAGTTCTAACTAAATTTATTGGATTCTCTGTGTCTGACATGAAACAATTAAAGAAGGATCCTAATCAACGTCAAAAACTTACGGCTGGTCTACAGCAATGCCAAAGAGAACTAATAGATCTTTGTTGTTTGATGACCATTACATTTAATCCAACTGAGTGTAATGCAACAGTGTTATCATTGCAAGATGTGACTATGGAACTGATAGAGAATTTAAAGAAGCGTTTACATAGATACCAATTGTGCAGGGACATAATTAAATCTTGTAACTATAGTTGA